DNA from Strix aluco isolate bStrAlu1 chromosome 2, bStrAlu1.hap1, whole genome shotgun sequence:
GACAGGAATCTATTCTACTGTGATTTAATAACACTAATCAATgcctattgagaaaaaaatacattctcctCACTGGCAGAAACCAGGAAAAACTGAGAGCAGGAGGGGTAGTTGTTAGATGGGGTCTCCTTTACCAAAGCAGTAGGCCTTCCTTGGCTAATTCCCAGGTAGTCAAATTGCACAAACTCTCTGATGCTCTCATCAGTTAGTCAAGATGAAGGAACATCACCACCTTGCAACCTGACTATTATAATCTTCAGTAACAGCTACTTCTGCTGCCTCTTCCCTTGGCCACTGGTGAGCTCTCTGCTCCCGCAGCAGCCGccgctcctctctcctctttaaccggttctTCTGATGTTCCTCTTGCTTGGAGTACTGGAAGCGCTGTAGGAACAGGTCCCTTGCATATTCATACAGCTGCACATCCAAGAAATTCAGCTCCTCTATCCGTTGCCGCACATCCTCACCAATGTCCACATTGGAGGCCCGTGTAACATTGAATTGGGTGAATGGGGAAATGAATTTCAGGTTGAATGTCCTCTCAAAGAGATACTGCGTTTTCCTCTGAAATTCTGTGAGTCCGAAGAAGGCCATATTTTTCAGATTGTTCTTGGCGCTTTGGAGAAGAATCATATTTCTTTCACTCTCATTCATAAAAGTCAAGTTGTAGCATCCCACCAGGCTGAGGTCTGCCAGCATGCGCACCTGACGGTTGTTGGCCAAGTTGTAGCTACAGTCCATGAATTCCTGTAAACTGACTCCAGACCAGTCGTCTCCTTCGTAACAGGTAGGCAGTTCATCTGGTGTTGGGCTTCTTCCATCGCACATATGAAGGGAAGTTTTCCACGTTGCACCCCTCTGGACATGCTTCCATTCACTCAAGTACCGTGACACTGGATCCCTCAGCATTGTGATGTAATAGAAGTTCCTGAAACATATCATTAAACACAGTTTTAAGATTCAGTGGATTTCACTTCTTTACTCTCCAATAAAATGATTACCAGTCACCGCCACCACCCCCTTCACTTTTTCCAGTGTAATGTAGGCACTTTAAATGACTACTCAGAGACAGTAAAAAGTTTAAAGCTTCATAAATACTGTGAATAAAATACAATGTAAATtgggagaaagagagatgaaaggAAATAAGCAGCTATCAGAGAAATGGGATTACTTTGACCTATCAGCTGTTCAGTGGTAGTTACTTCATGTAGAAGCCAATTAACTGGAGTGTACTCCCCTCTACTTTGAAATGCTGTCCTCAGTCATATCAGAAACAGTGGGAAAGGAGATTTATATAATCTTGCCACTTCTCTTCCGAACTGAGACATGCATGTCTCACAAGATTCACAAGATGATAATCCATATAGCGCTCGGTCAGAATATAAGAGAAGCACAAGCAATTTCATGTGGATGCTGCAAGCGCTAAAAATAACACCATGTGGAAGACTGGCATGAGCCACCTACTTAAGAAGAACACTATTATTAAACGGGTTGGAGCAAAGATAATGAGAGACCCAAAATCAATTCATATGACTTAATTTTAGACAAGTGCTTGACTGAAATTAGTTATAATTGTGTAGTACAAAAGCATTTGTTGATATAAAGATTATCATTATACAACCTCATCCGTCACGAATacaaaaaagacaccaagaaataTTGATTTGAAATAGAGCAAATAACTGCAGAACTCACATTGTCAGTTCATCTTTTAGCTATTGAATTCAGTTTGTACATCTATTTATGGAAATCTGAAATGAACGGCAATGGAGTATGCTTCAAGCAGGCTTTCACAGATTGAGGTTTTTTACtgagaaatgttttattcaaTAACAACTCACCTGAATTACAGGGTGATATcataaagacaaagcaaaaccaaaatacttatGGTTTCTGTCAGCTAGAATAACCAGCAGAAGATTCATTACTAAAATTAACACACAGTCTGGTACAAAAATAGACTTGTGAGTTTGCATGACTCATCTGACTGCAAACAATACATTAATAAATCATGAGTCTTAAGATTTCTTAAGAAAAGTCTGATCTCAGTACTCTTTCTTGAGCCTAGAGAAGGGGCAAGCTTGCTGAAGACAAGTTACCTTGTGAATAAACCAACACTTTATGAGGGCCATCTCATACAAGAGCTAACTCCAGTTAAATGAAAAATCTCAAAATTGGTAACAATCTCCAAGACAATAACCTTTCTTTTTCAGATATTGCCCATTTTCTGCTACTAAAGATTCCTCATAAATTCTCCATAAACCTCAGGTTTGTCATAAAAATAGGTATTCCCCCCCCATATTCCTAAAAATGCAGATATATTCCCCAGAGCagataaagcaaaaggaaacagGGCTGAATGCTTTCTCCTTATTCATTCTGAGTTCTCCACCTACAGGATCTACAATGTATTTGCTGGAATAAGGTTATGAGGCCAAACTACAGACTATGTTCTGCTGCAGGGTCATTTCTTGAACTACTATCTAACGGAAAGAGCTGTTTCAAGAATTATTTCACAGCAGAAGGGTTACAGGTGGAAGGATATAAACTAGGGAGTGCCATGGATTTCATTATCACTTGCATTGGAAGCCATGATTTGTGTTAGCATCAGATGATACTCTGAAGGGTgatatttccaaaataatttggaGCTTGGGGTCTCTGGCTGCTGCTCACACATGACCAAACTGCACTTCAGCTGTTTTCATCCACTTCAGTTGCTTACACAGCCCACATCAACAGTGAACCCAAGGATCACGCAACCATTCATAGACAGATATTTCTAAAATCTCTCTTCTATTCCTGCAGAGCAGGAAATACCAGAAATCCTCCTGTGTGCTCTGCAGTATAGTTCCACTCTGAAAAGCACTGTCTTTAAGCACTTCAAGCACAGCCTTCCCTTCTCAGATTGGATGTTCATCTTATCTTGGCTCTACTTCTCATGTATGAGAGCacattaaaaattgctttccaaaTAACAGGACAAAAAGTGGACACATTTCACTAGTGTTGTGCAGATAAAGCAGCCCAACTCTCAAACACCCATCAGCTCTGAGCGCAAGACACTGTTGTTGCAACATCCAGCAGGGACTGATAGGGTTGTGACCGAAGCTCTGAGggagcagaaatgaaaaaaaaaaggtcaaagatTCAGAGGCAGTTGCCAGCATCTACATCGACAGAGACATGGCATTGGCTTAGTCCTTGTATTGCTGCCCCTCCCTTCTTTGGATAATTTTGGATGTTGATATGTGGTAACAGATGGGTTTAAAAGTTGCTCTTGACAATTATTTATACCTCTAATAATAGTTCTGTCTTTCCTCACCCATCTCCAGCAGTCCCAGTCAGGCATGACTCAGAGCAACAGCAATTAACAAAAATACCTCCTTTGCATCAATCATTTCCATTTCATCCCTGGATATGTAAATGTGTTTGATGTGCAATAAACAGGAGTACAAAGCAAATGCAGGGAAATGAGAATGTCTTTGGATAACATCCGCAGTTTCCCTTATGCAGACTGGGTGAGAAACTTTTGCCAGTCTGTTGCTGCTCCTCCTTGTGACTACCTGACTTCTGCATCTGTTTATACTATCCTGATTAATATGCTTCTAGTTTGTGCATCTTTCAGAGTGTTGCCTTCTTGTGTTATCAACTGAATGGCTTCTTCATCTGACAGACAACCTTTAACAGCAGCTTGACACATATTTAGTTTCGGAGACACCAATAACTAAGAGTGCAGCCATCCCTGCCTTATTCACACTTAACAACCTTCTGTTTAACCTTCTGTTAGTGACTCTCCATCACCCTTTTAACCAATCTGAGGCTGGAAGACCTTAAGATTTCTTCCACCTGATCCTGGGCACTGTCCAGATAACACTGCTACAACGCTACACAGAGGACTGGGGGATGCTGCATAGCAGTCATGGtgcaaatttttctttcaggGAAAAGGATGTCATGTCTCTAGAATAATGATATAAGTAAAAATACATAGGTTGTGCACATTTGTTTCAGTtggaaaatgataaaaattatCTTAGGAAATTGTTTTCAAATGTTGACATTTATGGATTAAATATAGCAGCATTTCAGAGCTCTCTGTGCCTAATACAGTGTTCAATCACACTAGGAATGGCTGAGTCGTCATCTCGTAATAAAGACAAGAAGCAGTTCATAAAAACATTAAACTGGGGATGGCCTTCAGTCTCTCCTTTCTTCACTGTTCAGTGAAAAAGCATCAAGTCAGCTATATACTTGAACATGCCTGAGTCACTCTGAATACAGGCATGCACTCGTTCTCATCGGTGTAAATAACGCCCTTGTGTCACCCATGCTTGTGCTTAGGCAGCTATGTTAAACTCCACAGCTACCCACTGTGGGAAATGCTCAGCAAAGAATTAAGTAATATCTTCTGTTACCCTGTTTGACAAAGCAAACTCATCACAGACTTACTGGCTTCATTTCAATGGACTTCCATCATCGATTATTCAAAGTGCTGTCACAGACAACCTCAGTGCCTAAAGGCTAGCCAAGCAGAATACACTGGCACATCAGTGAGAAGATGTTTTACACAAAACATTCCAACTTAATTAAAACCCATACAAATTATATCTATGTCTAAATCATCTATATCTATAttggggtgtgtgtatgtgtgtgagtaAAAATTTACATTGGAGTCTGGCCATAAGCTACAGTTGTCAATGAAAGAAAACTCATAGTAAATGCATAGTGTGTATTTGCTGATATATTTTGTGACTGTCTGTATAAACATGTAGACATGTATGAACAGTTTAGATTACACTTCAAACAACACCAGCCCACTAGTCACGATGTTAGCTCCTCCTGAAGGGAAACTTCGTACAACTTCCCCAGATTAAACAATCTGCTTTTGAGCATAATGTACTGAGATTTAATGGGTTATAGAAGTCACCACTATGAGACAGTTGATTTTTTGGACAGATGCTAAACACCATGATGGTCAGGGCAAGGGCCTGATGATCCATGCAAGGGCCCAAACAAACACCAGTGTGAAGCATGGGCTGCACACTACTGTTCACAGTAGAATTAAAAAGCACTTGGGAATTCAGAAGGTTCTAGTCTCACTTGCATGAAATCCAGTCTTTCTATTAGCATTAGGCAAAGAAAACCTTTAATTAATAGAACAGCTAAAATGAGCTTCTAGTTATAGCCTAAGAACATGTGTTTCTTTCACATTATaaggtattttaatataaatactcTAATCTTACATTAATCCTTCAATAGTATTGGTCTggtttagaaattaatttcagaggaGCAGGCTGCTATTAGCAGAGGTGATCCCACAGCAGGGCATTTTTGCCTCTTCTATCGCTATGGAACAGACGTCCCAGCTGAGTGAGATTTACTAAATATGTGAAGGATCACCACACAGAGAGAACAAAAACATCCTGTAGGGCCTCCCAGGGAAGAAGGATGAATGGCATCTTCTCTGTTGCTCCTGCCCTCGTGTGGAGCAGCCAGCACAAGGAGAGCTCACACAGCACTCCCAGAGgctcagagaggagaaaaaaaagaagttattccCTCTTCTTTCAAAGCATGAGGCAGGACCTTATGTGCAGAGAGCAACGAGCTTCATAAAAAGAGAACAGCACACACATAGCAGCTGATGCagaaatggaggaatatttgaGGTGGAGAAAAAGAACCATTGGGGAATATTTCAGAAGATGCtaacagacagaagaaagaagaacCAAAACGACTGAAAAACCCAGGTGTATCATAAAACTATCCACATTCTGGTTCTTCCTGGTAGCAGGGAAAATAAATGCCCTGGTCAAGTTTATAACCCAAGTTGAGACAAGAAGTTAGTAGCTTTAATTCTGGAAGTGAGTGTGCTCCCGAGGAAAGGTCTGAAATACCCTGCAAAAGCCAGCCTGTCAGCACACTTCTGCTAACAACAGAGGTTGTGGCAAGACAAAGGGTTAAGAAGGATCTGCATGATGTGAACAAGAGCCTTATGTTTCCCAGTTTTATCCTGAAGCCCAAGTTCTCAGAGGCAGTAACAGAGTTAACCATCAATCACCAACCTCTCTTCAGGCAAAGTACCATCAGTATGGGTAATGATGAAGAGAAGAGGGTAAACAGATGAAACAAAAGTAAGGATAATACAACACATGAACAATTAGGGAACAACAGCATGCAACAAGGATGGTGGgaggaggcagaaaggaaagaaacattgTTGGGCTGATCGGAACAGGTCAAAGTCATCCTAACATAATGCAGATGCATCAGTTCATGGCTGGCAGCATTATTGTGCAGAGTGTCACTGCATCTATGCTGTGCTTAATTTACAGATAACCAGCCCAATGTAACAACTGACGGTATACTTTTTATTCAGAACAACAGTACTGTAACGAAAAAGCTATTTAACAGTGCACAAACTATAAACCTGTCCCTCTGGCTGCAGGAAGCATCATACACCTTATCCACCAAGCCAGACAAACTCTAGCTAGCCCACAAACTTCTGCATCATCAAAGATGATGTAGCAACAGCACATAGGTTTCTTAAGCTTAGCATCTGTCACAGGATGCTAGACTACTGTGGTGGGAATGGTTTTCTAAGACATCCTTTACAAAAGTTTGTGACCTTAATATTATTTGCTGTCCTCTCAGGTTTTCATGGATTTCTTTACAAAAGACTTCAGTAAAAGATCCTGCTCTTCCGACTGAACTGACTTCACACCATCCCTCCTGGCTAGAAAGACTGTTATGACAGATAGAGTCCAAAGTCATGGACTGAATGAACTCAGTGGACATTTGtggacattttaaagaaatattacaggggtggtccatagactaaggAAATTATATCTGTGTACTATACCAAATGATGGGAAGGGGGGTtgtggttaatgaggatgtattgagaagtgtgggacctgagcatgatgtaaatggtatagAGTAAGGGGTGGACAATGTGCTGATTTTGGCTcaggtagagttaattttcttcatagtagctattatggggctgtgttttgaatttgtgctgaaaacagtgttgctaaTAAAGGGAtcttttagttattgctgagcagtgcttacacagagtcaaggccctttctgcttctcaccccaccccaccagtgagtaggctgggagtgcacaaaaagttgtgaggggacacagctggaacagctgaccccaactgaccaaagggatattccataccatatgatgtcatgctcagcatatgaagctgggggaagaagaaggaagcagggcACATTTGGCAAtaatggcgtttgtcttcccaaataaccggtatgtgtgatggagccctggtTTCCTGCATCTTTTACTCAGTCTTTTACCAAAAGAACAGCAGTTACCATGAAGAAGCCAATGTTTATCCACTCATCACATCTATCACCCATTCAACATGTAGGAAAAACACTTAATTGGCTGTTTTCTCAGGGGATCTGAGCACCCACCACTTCTGCTGTTTTTAACTGGGATGATGAGCACTGTGCTTACTTAAAACAGTGTCTGTAATGTCCTGTAGACACTTATTCCATATTATAGGAGAActtgccattgacttcagcagagttAAATAAAAAAACTACATAGAGgtataaaattacaaaattttagATATGTCTCATTATTCCTCTGAGATTTTGTCCCATGGTTCTGTATTCAACCAGAAAAAAACTGGCCGCTGTTTCCTATCTCCAAATTGGCCACAGGTTTCTGTTGGTTAAATACCCTTTTCGCTATCCCAGTGACATGTAGTGCAGCTTAATCTTTAGGATATGCCTGCTCAGAGAAGGGACTGGATACTACTTCCAGGATAAGATAGCTAAATGCAGTAGTTTACATATAAGCTACACACCTAAGCAGTCTCTGAAGCCAGCGGGGACCTGCTCAACACAGGCAGTGGTGTGTGTCCAGGGAGTGACGCAGCTGGCCCCGGGTAGGTGCCAGCTCTGGCATGAGCAGTACCACTTAGAGGCTCCCGAGGCATTGCACCGTGTACCTTGACCAAATAGGCGCTTAGATACCTGCTAACCTGGAGATATCTACATTGTAGGCACCTATATACAGGTGTCTCCAACTGTAAGGTGAACCCTATGCCTGCAGTCAAAGATTCCCTGCCTGAATGGACGTATTCACAGAGTGCAAACTTCAGACCAACCTCAAAAACTAACCAGTAACATACCATTTTGTAATGAGTGAGAGGTAACTACAGAGACCCTCCATTTCATGACTTTTTATACCTATGATATAGCTACCAGTCACGTTAGGATATCTAAACATGCTTTTAGAGCTGAGACATTTTCGACataaacagaagttttaaataggttttgctttatttcacaCAAATCTCCAAACCAGCAGTTAGAAAAACAGTCTACCATAATTTTGTTGTCCTTGCTGATATATCAGCATATCAGTGAGGCAGGGGGAGGGCTTGGAGCCAGACAGCTGGGATTATCTTCCTGGTTCTGGGAAGTGAAGGTGGTTGCTCAGGAAGTTATCTGTGATGACACAGTATGTTACAGTGAAGAGAAATGTGGTGTTTGGGCCCTGGGAAGCACTTAGGAAATGGGAAACCTCACATTTTGTTGCATGTTAGCAGAGATACTCCCTGTCActaacttcaggtttttttacattaatctGTTGCTTTAGGATTCATTATAAAACTCATGATTTTTCTGTTTAGAAATTGCaagccatttaaaaaatttaaatatcctctgaaatatcaaaataaattatatctTTTCTGAGCTATCAGAAAAGTCTCGGGAAAGCTTtacagcattattttatttttatgcatggCTGTTGATCAGAAGATTAGTGTCCCACACCTGATTAAAGAATGACAGATGAGCAAGAGTGTCTTTAGAAATCACTCACTCTCTGACATCAAACAACTTTTAACAGCAGCAACTTATGGTAATCCAGAAGGGTAGAAGAAAGAGAGTGAACCTGTGGCAACACAAATGCTGCATGTACAACACTAGGAATTCTTCCACCTAGAGTCCAATTTTTCTTGAAGTGAAGCTAGGTCAAATTCAGTAACGGTGTAGAGGGATGCGAGGATATGAGAAGAGTGAGATACTAGGTAAGCTATTTAAACGTAGCCCCGTTTTTAGATTTATATAATATAGAAATAAGATGACATTCAAAATCCAGTGCTACATCTGTACCACAAACAATGGTAAAAACCACATTTGTGGAGActctaattatattttctttcttaaagacTTGAGGAATGAAGACAACTGGCTTGGCACTATGCAAACTGacaactttcttttaaaacactgtaGGCTTTTGGAGTTAAGACCtgtgattttttactttttttaaagtaatgaatAACCGTTAAAATAATATTCCCATTTTCTACATATCACATTGTCACACGCCCTTCAAAATCATTAGTGAAAATGGATCTCAGGACCTACTGCTGCAAAAGGAAACTGGGACTGCTGAGACCTTTTCTCTTGACATATGAGAATATAAATTTGTAAGGATGCAGATTTTAATGAAGTATTTGAAAGACATGTCTAAGATGTTAGGTGGGGACCAAACAGCAGCCTTCTAGGACCTAAGAGGGGGTCAGTGAGAAGGTGAAGCCAGGCTCTTCACTGATGTGCAATGATGGGATAATGAGAGACAACAGTCATAAATTGAAAAAGGGGAGAatacatggaaaataattttcactatGAGAATAATTAAGCCTTGGGAAGGCtttgcccaaagaagctgtgtGACCTCCATCCTCGGAGGTTTTGAAGACCCAATTGGACAGAGCCCTGAGCAACCCCATCTGCGCTCAGTGGTGaccttgctctgagcagggagcTAGACTAGaaacctcctgaggtcccttcctgCCCCAGGGGTTTTGCAATTCTGTGTGACAGTGCACAGTCTTCTGTCACCAAATGTACAGTCCTGTCAGAAAACACATCAAACCAGAACCAACTCGCCAACTAGATCGTACCtgttctctcttgttttttcctGACTACCCT
Protein-coding regions in this window:
- the HS6ST3 gene encoding heparan-sulfate 6-O-sulfotransferase 3 — encoded protein: MRGRDVIVFLHIQKTGGTTFGRHLVRNIRLEQPCYCRAGQKKCACHRPGGDKDTWLFSRFSTGWSCGLHADWTELTSCVPAAMERRGCAGNRTLRNFYYITMLRDPVSRYLSEWKHVQRGATWKTSLHMCDGRSPTPDELPTCYEGDDWSGVSLQEFMDCSYNLANNRQVRMLADLSLVGCYNLTFMNESERNMILLQSAKNNLKNMAFFGLTEFQRKTQYLFERTFNLKFISPFTQFNVTRASNVDIGEDVRQRIEELNFLDVQLYEYARDLFLQRFQYSKQEEHQKNRLKRREERRLLREQRAHQWPREEAAEVAVTEDYNSQVARW